DNA sequence from the [Limnothrix rosea] IAM M-220 genome:
TGTTTACTCTGTAACGACGCTAATCTGAGTCAGCAAGAAAAAGAGTGGCAGGTTATTGGTGACCCCACAGAAGGAGCCCTATTAGCGCTAGCGGCTAAGGGTCATCCGCACTACACAGAAATGCCGAAGCAATGGCAAAGATTAGGAGAATTCCCCTTTTCCTCGGAGCGTAAACGCATGAGTGTCATCGGCAGAAATCCTCAAGACACAGAGGGTGACGAGTTTGTCTATGAGCTATTTTGCAAAGGCTCTCCGGAGATAATTTTGGCGCGATGTCTGCAATACCAGACGAACAGTGGTATTCAAAAACTAGAAGAGGGCGATCGCCGGGAAATCCTCCAGCGCAATGAACACCTTGCCCAGCGGGGCTTGCGGGTTTTGGGATTTGGCTATCGTCGTTTAGCAGAAATTCCCACTTCTCAAGATGACGATACTGCCGAAAAAGATATGGTGTGGCTTGGCCTAGTGGGAATGCTCGATGCGCCTCGCCCCGAAGTTCGTGATGCGGTCGTGAAATGTAAAGCCGCCGGGATTCGTCCCATCATAATTACCGGTGATCATCCCTTTACAGCCAAGGCGATCGCCCAAAACCTAGGCATTGCCGATGCCAACACCAAAAGTCTCACAGGCATTGAACTCGAAAAACTGTCCCAACCAGAATTAGAAACCATTGTCGGCGATGTCAGTGTGTATGCCCGCGTTTCCCCAGAACACAAACTGCGCATTGTCCAAGCCCTACAAACTAACGGTCGGTTTGTGGCGATGACGGGCGACGGTGTGAACGATGCCCCAGCCCTTAAAAAAGCCGATATTGGTATCGCCATGGGCATTACAGGCACAGATGTCAGTAAAGAAGCCAGTGATATGGTTTTGCTCGATGACAACTTCACAACCATCGTCGCCGCCACCGAAGAAGGACGAGTAGTGTTTACCAATATCCGCCATTTCATCCAATACATTTTAGGTAGCAATGTCGGCGAAGTGTTGACCATTGCCGCAGCGCCCCTCCTCGCCTTACCCACAGTGCCCCTAAGTCCCCTACAAATTCTCTGGATGAACCTTGTGACCGATGGTGTGCCAGCCCTTGCCCTTGCCGTCGAACCAGCAGAACCTGATGTGATGGAGCGCCGCCCCTTTAGCCCCCAGGAGAGCATTTTCGCAAGGGGATTGGGTTTTTATATAGTACGCGTCGGCATTGTTTTTGCGATTATTACAATTTCCCTAATGATGATCGCCTTCAACTATCCCGAACTCGGTATCGATGCCGATAGCTGGAAAACAATGGTATTTACTACCCTGTGCCTCTCTCAAATGGGTCATGCGATCGCCGCCCGTTCCCGTACCCGTCTCACCCTCGAATTAGATTTTTTCCGTAACCCCTATTTGATTTGGGCTGTACTCGGTACGACACTACTACAACTCGCATTGATATACATTGCCCCCCTACGCAACTTTTTTGAGACCCAGCTCCTGACCATGACCCAACTAGCCATTTGCCTCGGCTTTAGTACTTTGATGTTCGTCTGGGTAGAGCTCGAAAAATTACTGATTCGCTGGTTTTTTTCAAAAAGACAACAAAAATAGACCGTTAGAGTACATTGTTAATAAATCATCATTCTGTATAGAGATTATCTTTTTTGGGTAGTTCCCTTGAGTACTATTAGGCGGTTAGACCTATAAATAAACCTATGACTGGAAACGAAGCACGCGTTCAAGCCGTTCAGCAAATTATCAGCCGTACTCCCATCGGTTGTAGTGCCCCATCTTCCCTAGAGGAGATTTGGGCAACGAACGTATTTGACCTGAGTAAAATGCAGGCTTGTCTTCCTAAGTCTGTTTTTAAGTCTATTAAAAAGACAATTACGACAGGCGAGAAGCTTGACCCATCCAT
Encoded proteins:
- a CDS encoding cation-translocating P-type ATPase codes for the protein MRDSSISFDSSEQHLPWYQTSIRKILEQLQVDPQLGLDQETAQQRLLVHGTNEIQEGKGRSQWKILLDQFQDIMLLMLIVVAIVSGVLDFTDLRNGGFESGSFPFKDTIAILAIVVINGVLGFVQESRAEKALAALKKMSSPKVRVLRDGRIQEIDGKMVVPGDIVFVEAGSQLCADGVLLEAANLQIRESALTGEATPVVKEVNVGGFTTEKSLGDRLNMVFTGTEVLKGRGKFVVTATAMATELGNIATMLQGVESEDTPLQKRMAQLGNVLVTGSIVIVVLVVVIGCWQVGNLSRLKELIEVSLSMAVAVVPEGLPAVITVTLAIGTQRMVKRNALIRKLPAVETLGSVDTICSDKTGTLTQNKMVVQEVETLDHAFRVTGNGYAPAGDFIRRGEAIAPQSDAALQQLLLGCLLCNDANLSQQEKEWQVIGDPTEGALLALAAKGHPHYTEMPKQWQRLGEFPFSSERKRMSVIGRNPQDTEGDEFVYELFCKGSPEIILARCLQYQTNSGIQKLEEGDRREILQRNEHLAQRGLRVLGFGYRRLAEIPTSQDDDTAEKDMVWLGLVGMLDAPRPEVRDAVVKCKAAGIRPIIITGDHPFTAKAIAQNLGIADANTKSLTGIELEKLSQPELETIVGDVSVYARVSPEHKLRIVQALQTNGRFVAMTGDGVNDAPALKKADIGIAMGITGTDVSKEASDMVLLDDNFTTIVAATEEGRVVFTNIRHFIQYILGSNVGEVLTIAAAPLLALPTVPLSPLQILWMNLVTDGVPALALAVEPAEPDVMERRPFSPQESIFARGLGFYIVRVGIVFAIITISLMMIAFNYPELGIDADSWKTMVFTTLCLSQMGHAIAARSRTRLTLELDFFRNPYLIWAVLGTTLLQLALIYIAPLRNFFETQLLTMTQLAICLGFSTLMFVWVELEKLLIRWFFSKRQQK